ACCGCCAGGCGGTTTCGCTCTTCCTGGAGGGACCGGGTCGTCTCCTGCACCCGGGACTCGAGCTCCCCATACGCTCCCGAGAGGCTGTCGGCCATTCGGTTGAAGGCTTCGGCGAGCTCCTGGAGCTCGTCTCCGGTCTGGATGTCGAGGCGGTGCGCCAGGTTGATGCGGGAGATGATCTCGGCGCCGTGCCGGATGCGCAGGATCGGGCGCAGGAACTGATCCGCCATGCGCCACGCCAGGGCGAGGATCACGAGGGAAAAGGCCCCCAGCACCACTCCGATCTGGCCGGCGACGCGGTAGAAGGGCTCGTAGATCTCGGAGGCGGGCTGGATCACGGCGAGAAACCACGCGGGGGGCAGGCCGCTCCCCCAGGGGTCCACCGGCGCGAGCCCGGCAAAGTATGCCTCCCCGCCGACCCGGTAGGCCGTCCAACCCTTCGCGGGTTGTCCCAGCGGGGGCAGGGGAAGCTCGGGGATGCCGGCGAGCACGCGCCCCCCTTCTCCCAGGAGCACCGCCCGCCCGCTCTTCCCCCTGCGGTACCACTCCAGGACCCGGTGGAGGCGCTCCAGGTCGAAGGCCACCTCGAGGGTTCCCACCCGGCCTCCGCCCACCCCGATGATCGCCACCCGAAACTCCAGGGTGTCGTCGCGGCCCCACGAGAAGGCGCTCGGCTCGGTGCCGGGCGCGGGGGCCGTCTCCGCCCGCAGGGTCAGTCGCTGGACTCCCGGCAAGAGGCGCCGCGCGGCGGAGAGGTCGGCCAGGGGGTACGGGGCGATACCGTCCAGGTGGCCTCGCACGTCCGGCAGGCTCGCCACCCCCGCGGCCGAGCGCCCCGCGGCCTCCACCTGGGCCTCGAGCTGAGCCGCCAGGAGCCGGGCCTCCTGCGCCAGGTCCAGGCCGCGCAGCGCCCCCACGTCGTACCGGGCCAGGAAGAACAGCCCGATCAGGATGGCGGCGGAGGGAACCACCGCCAGCCCCGCGAAGGTCAGGACGATGCGGGTGCGCAAGTTCCGGCGGGGAGGTGCGGGGGCGGTCATGCGCGCAAGGCCGCCCGGATCTTCTCGAGGAGGTCGTCGGCGCTGAAGGGTTTGGTCACGTAGACGTCGGCCCCCACCTCGAGGCCCTTCTTCCGCTCCAGGGGCTGCCCCTTGGCCGTGAGCATGAGCACCCGCACCCCGGAGAGGTCGCCGCGCTGGCGCAGGAGGCGGCACACTTCGTACCCGTCGCGGCGGGGCATGGCCACGTCGAGCAGGATCAGGTCGGGGTGGATCCGCTCCGCCACCTCCAGGGCCTCCTCCCCGTCGTGGGCCACGTGCACGTCGTACCCCTCTTGTTCGAGGATGTACTCCAGAGACAGCAGGATGTTGGGTTCGTCGTCCACCGCCAGGATCTTCTTCTTGGCCATCTGTCCTCTCCCCGAAAAAACAGCATACAAGGCCCCAATCCCCACAGCGTGTACGCTGTCAAACCATATCTCAAAACGGCCCGGGAGAAAAGTCCCTGACAAACGAGGGATTTCGCGTTCGGTCCAGAAGCCGTTCGCTGGTTTGACTCGTTCTGAAGCCGCGCGCTAGGATCGCTCGCAGTCGCCGTTGGCTGCCCCACGCGGAGTTTCCCTTGGAACCGACCGAGACCCCCGATCGCCGCCGTGCGCCGTGGGTGCTCCCCGCAGTGTGGGCGGCCGTGCTGGCCTCGGCCCTGGCCCTGGGCGCCTGGGTGCAGGAGCGGGAAGACATCCGTAAGCGGCACGAGGCGTTTCGGCTCGCCCGGCTCGCAGAGCACCTGGCCGTGCAGGCCCGGGTGGCCGCGGTCGAGGGCAACGCGGCTGAAGCCGCGGCGCTCCTGGAGCAAACCCTCGCCCCCTTCCCCGAGCTCGAAGGAGTTCCCGCCGGCCTGCTCCTGGATCTTGCCTCCCTGCTGGCGCATGGGGACGCGCAGCGGGGCCGCGATCGGGCCCGGGAGCTTCTGGCCGTTGCCTGGGAGCGGGAAGGGCTTGCCGGCCCGCTGCGGGCCCGGATCGCGCGGGACCGCGGAGCCCTGGAACTCCTCGCAGGTGATGCCGCCGCCGCGCAAGAATGGTATGAGGAGGCGCGGGTGCTCGATCCCTCGGGGGAGGACGCCCGCCGGGAGGTCTTGCGGCGCACCGCAGGAGGAGGCAGTGCCCATGAACCGTGACGTGGAGCTTCTGCTCGAAGGCATCGCCGCCTTTCGCGAGCTGCCCGCCGAGGCCCTGGAGCGAATCGGGGAGTCCCTCGTCCGGCGACCGGCCCCCGCGGGCGAGTACCTCTTTCGCCAGGGAGAGGGGCCGCCTGCCAACGTCTTCTACCTGCTCTCGGCCACGGCGGAAATCCGCGTGGGCACTCCCGACGACGAGCGGGCCGTGAGCCTGGTGCGGCCCGGACAGTTCGTGGGCTGGCTCACGCTCTTTACCACCGACCCGTTTCCCGCCTCGGCCCGGGTGGTGGTTCCCGGGGAGATCCTCCAGCTGCCGGCGCAGGCGGTTCGGGAGCTCGCCGACCGCTACCCCGGCGTGGGCAAGGTCCTGGCGGCCACCATGGCCCAGCGGGTGGGGGAGCTCTTCCAGGAGCTCCAGGCCCAGGCTGCCGCGGCACCCTTGACCCGGGTGGAGACCTTTCCGTTCCGCAGGCGGGTCAGCGAGGCCATGAAGAGCCCCGCCGTAGCCCTCGCCCCCGACGCAACAGCCCGCGATGCCGCCCTGACCATGGGCGAGGTGCAAACGAGCTCCGTGGTCGTGACGGGCCCCGAGGGCGTGCGGGGGATCGTCACCGAAAAGGATCTGATCCAGCGGGTGCTGGCCCGCAGGCTCGACCCCGACGCGGTCACCCTCGGAGAGGTCATGTCGGCGCCGGTCGTCACCCTTCCGTCCGACGCCTATCTCTAC
This region of Thermodesulfobacteriota bacterium genomic DNA includes:
- a CDS encoding response regulator, whose product is MAKKKILAVDDEPNILLSLEYILEQEGYDVHVAHDGEEALEVAERIHPDLILLDVAMPRRDGYEVCRLLRQRGDLSGVRVLMLTAKGQPLERKKGLEVGADVYVTKPFSADDLLEKIRAALRA